Proteins found in one Polyodon spathula isolate WHYD16114869_AA chromosome 42, ASM1765450v1, whole genome shotgun sequence genomic segment:
- the LOC121305283 gene encoding apolipoprotein L6-like isoform X2, with the protein MQSCTKVKEKSPLESGKDADILHDKAPVLNTEDTSTLEWEKLKEIHSKETSPLENAEDLSLKEPGEKPTGNAHCNRRNPFMKTEESNSLLDWWKNEEGWDDWDSDEEFTDEEQARVIATTACKVYKGIRLFVKLFLDRFETFQKYISELCAIADGVDRFHKKTTIASITGGAVSAAGGVTAIAGLILAPFTFGTSLIVSAVGLGVATAGGVTSASANISDTVSNSFDRKKVEKIIEGYQSEMKDISECLVFVKKGMDNMQRFDMSKVNDSMYSQAFPKLGGALQKGTRIGGQINDIIQVVQLARLTGGAATAIRVVSVASVVLSGLSVALDVFFIAKDSMELWKGAKTDFAAKIREVAADLQAGLLELNKIREELQQTTKGLSETRGLVH; encoded by the exons GAGAAGAGCCCACTGGAGTCTGGGAAGGATGCAGACATTTTACATGACAAAGCGCCTGTGTTGAATACTGAG GACACAAGCACACTGGAGTGGGAAAAGCTGAAAGAGATTCACAGTAAAGAGACAAGTCCTCTGGAGAATGCAGAG GACTTGAGCTTGAAGGAGCCTGGGGAGAAACCAACTGGAAACGCTCACTGCAATCGAAGGAACCCCTTCATGAAAACAGAG GAAAGCAACAGTCTTTTGGATTGGTGGAAGAACGAGGAAG GGTGGGATGACTGGGATTCTGATGAAGAATTCACTGATGAAGAACAAGCAAG GGTCATTGCCACTACAGCTTGCAAAGTGTACAAAGGCATCAGGCTTTTTGTGAAGCTGTTCCTGGACCGATTCGAGACGTTCCAGAAGTACATCAGCGAGCTCTGCGCGATCGCGGACGGAGTCGACCGCTTTCACAAGAAGACGACGATCGCCAGCATCACTGGGGGAGCTGTGAGCGCAGCTGGGGGGGTGACTGCCATCGCCGGCCTCATCCTGGCTCCCTTCACGTTCGGGACCTCCCTCATAGTGAGCGCCGTGGGGCTGGGGGTCGCCACGGCGGGGGGCGTGACCAGCGCCTCCGCCAACATTTCCGACACGGTCAGCAACTCCTTCGACCGCAAAAAAGTGGAGAAGATCATCGAAGGGTACCAGAGCGAGATGAAAGACATCTCCGAGTGTTTGGTGTTTGTGAAAAAGGGCATGGACAACATGCAGAGGTTCGATATGTCGAAGGTCAATGACAGCATGTACAGCCAAGCTTTTCCGAAGTTAGGAGGGGCTCTGCAGAAAGGGACGAGGATCGGGGGTCAAATTAACGATATTATCCAAGTGGTCCAGCTCGCCAGACTCACTGGTGGGGCGGCCACTGCCATCCGAGTGGTCAGCGTGGCGTCCGTCGTTCTGTCCGGGTTGTCCGTGGCTTTAGATGTGTTCTTCATCGCGAAGGATTCCATGGAATTGTGGAAAGGGGCCAAGACCGACTTTGCGGCTAAAATCCGTGAGGTGGCAGCTGACCTACAAGCAGGCTTGCTGGAGCTCAATAAAATAAGAGAAGAGCTTCAGCAGACAACCAAAGGGCTTTCGGAGACACGGGGTCTCGTTCACTGA
- the LOC121305283 gene encoding apolipoprotein L6-like isoform X1, giving the protein MQSCTKVKEKSPLESGKDADILHDKAPVLNTEDTSTLEWEKLKEIHSKETSPLENAEDLSLKEPGEKPTGNAHCNRRNPFMKTEDKSLKEAGENKKEGARFSGKSSTVNTKESNSLLDWWKNEEGWDDWDSDEEFTDEEQARVIATTACKVYKGIRLFVKLFLDRFETFQKYISELCAIADGVDRFHKKTTIASITGGAVSAAGGVTAIAGLILAPFTFGTSLIVSAVGLGVATAGGVTSASANISDTVSNSFDRKKVEKIIEGYQSEMKDISECLVFVKKGMDNMQRFDMSKVNDSMYSQAFPKLGGALQKGTRIGGQINDIIQVVQLARLTGGAATAIRVVSVASVVLSGLSVALDVFFIAKDSMELWKGAKTDFAAKIREVAADLQAGLLELNKIREELQQTTKGLSETRGLVH; this is encoded by the exons GAGAAGAGCCCACTGGAGTCTGGGAAGGATGCAGACATTTTACATGACAAAGCGCCTGTGTTGAATACTGAG GACACAAGCACACTGGAGTGGGAAAAGCTGAAAGAGATTCACAGTAAAGAGACAAGTCCTCTGGAGAATGCAGAG GACTTGAGCTTGAAGGAGCCTGGGGAGAAACCAACTGGAAACGCTCACTGCAATCGAAGGAACCCCTTCATGAAAACAGAG GACAAGAGCCTAAAGGAGGCAGGAGAGAATAAGAAAGAAGGTGCTCGTTTCAGTGGGAAGAGCTCCACTGTGAATacaaag GAAAGCAACAGTCTTTTGGATTGGTGGAAGAACGAGGAAG GGTGGGATGACTGGGATTCTGATGAAGAATTCACTGATGAAGAACAAGCAAG GGTCATTGCCACTACAGCTTGCAAAGTGTACAAAGGCATCAGGCTTTTTGTGAAGCTGTTCCTGGACCGATTCGAGACGTTCCAGAAGTACATCAGCGAGCTCTGCGCGATCGCGGACGGAGTCGACCGCTTTCACAAGAAGACGACGATCGCCAGCATCACTGGGGGAGCTGTGAGCGCAGCTGGGGGGGTGACTGCCATCGCCGGCCTCATCCTGGCTCCCTTCACGTTCGGGACCTCCCTCATAGTGAGCGCCGTGGGGCTGGGGGTCGCCACGGCGGGGGGCGTGACCAGCGCCTCCGCCAACATTTCCGACACGGTCAGCAACTCCTTCGACCGCAAAAAAGTGGAGAAGATCATCGAAGGGTACCAGAGCGAGATGAAAGACATCTCCGAGTGTTTGGTGTTTGTGAAAAAGGGCATGGACAACATGCAGAGGTTCGATATGTCGAAGGTCAATGACAGCATGTACAGCCAAGCTTTTCCGAAGTTAGGAGGGGCTCTGCAGAAAGGGACGAGGATCGGGGGTCAAATTAACGATATTATCCAAGTGGTCCAGCTCGCCAGACTCACTGGTGGGGCGGCCACTGCCATCCGAGTGGTCAGCGTGGCGTCCGTCGTTCTGTCCGGGTTGTCCGTGGCTTTAGATGTGTTCTTCATCGCGAAGGATTCCATGGAATTGTGGAAAGGGGCCAAGACCGACTTTGCGGCTAAAATCCGTGAGGTGGCAGCTGACCTACAAGCAGGCTTGCTGGAGCTCAATAAAATAAGAGAAGAGCTTCAGCAGACAACCAAAGGGCTTTCGGAGACACGGGGTCTCGTTCACTGA